A stretch of the Vitis riparia cultivar Riparia Gloire de Montpellier isolate 1030 chromosome 13, EGFV_Vit.rip_1.0, whole genome shotgun sequence genome encodes the following:
- the LOC117927730 gene encoding annexin D4 translates to MALSHEFQALTKSFSGFGVDEKSMISILGKWHQDDRKSYRKGCPQFFTQDDRLFEKWDDRHVAFLKHEFLRLKNAVVLWTMHPWERDARLMKEALVKGPQAYGVIIEVASTRSSEQLLGARRAYHSLFDHSIEEDVAYHINNSCRKLLVGLVSSYRYEGPKVNEEIAKSEAKTLFAAIKNADKKNPIEDEEVVRILTTRSKPHLKAIFKHYKEINGKNIDEDLDDELSLDETMQCLCTPQTYFSKVLGAAFQNDADEHAKEALTRVIVTRADDDMKEIKEEYQKKYGVSLSKKIEDAVNGNYKDFLLTLIARGE, encoded by the exons ATGGCTCTCTCTCATGAGTTCCAAGCTCTCACAAAGTCTTTTTCAG gaTTTGGAGTGGATGAGAAATCAATGATATCAATATTGGGAAAATGGCACCAAGATGATAGAAAATCATATAGAAAGGGGTGTCCTCAATTTTTCACACAAGATGATCGCCTTTTTGAGAAGTGGGATGATCGCCATGTTGCTTTTTTAAAGCATGAATTCCTACGTCTTAAG AATGCGGTGGTGCTATGGACCATGCATCCTTGGGAAAGAGATGCTCGCTTGATGAAGGAAGCATTGGTGAAGGGCCCGCAGGCCTATGGTGTTATCATAGAGGTCGCAAGCACCAGATCATCTGAACAATTATTGGGTGCTCGTCGGGCCTACCACTCCCTCTTTGATCACTCCATTGAGGAAGATGTTGCCTACCATATCAACAACTCTTGTCGTAAG CTCTTGGTAGGATTGGTGAGCTCATATCGATACGAAGGGCCAAAGGTTAACGAAGAGATTGCAAAATCCGAGGCCAAAACACTTTTTGCTGCCATAAAAAATGCTGATAAAAAGAATCCCATTGAAGATGAAGAGGTAGTGAGGATACTAACAACAAGGAGCAAGCCCCATCTCAAGGCCATATTCAAACACTACAAAGAGATCAATGGCAAGAACATTGATGAG GATCTTGATGATGAGTTAAGCTTGGATGAGACCATGCAATGCCTATGTACTCCCCAAACTTACTTCTCTAAG GTTTTAGGTGCGGCCTTTCAAAATGACGCTGATGAGCATGCTAAAGAAGCTCTTACTCGAGTAATTGTGACGCGAGCTGATGATGATATGAAGGAAATCAAAGAAGAGTACCAAAAGAAATATGGAGTTTCACTGtcaaagaagattgaagatGCAGTCAATGGGAACTATAAGGATTTCTTGCTTACTTTGATTGCAAGAGGAGAGTGA
- the LOC117927729 gene encoding GDSL esterase/lipase 7-like, with protein MEENTFVSLFLSLVLLQLCIKSQSQLVPALHIFGDSAVDVGNSNYLNTSFRADFAPYGIDFVVGQTGRFSNGVSITDVLGTALGVDLSYPLVNGTNTINFLYNNNQAFNYAYGTGGILLETGGAVGETLSLGQQVGLFKQTVEIYLPQQFKSSQEISRYISNSLFVVFTGSNDYIHNYLQPSQYNSSSQYNVEKFADLLVTEYGNQLSELHTLGARRMVVFEIPPLGCYPIVLERIKSNTRCVENVNNMVTIFNDKLGAKVKELSSTLKDTTLILAKTYELVYDMINNSSTYGLEEAAKPCCVVGKDGSGLCVPEKTPCEKRNTTLFWDQAHISEAANTIIAVKAFNGSGLSTPANIVDAIKSAKSTPTAHNGTSPSSVSHLNILLVLAFFVVLSYL; from the exons ATGGAAGAAAATACCTTCGTGTCGTTGTTTCTTTCTCTTGTGCTTCTTCAGCTCTGTATAAAATCTCAATCTCAGCTTGTACCTGCTCTTCATATATTCGGAGACTCCGCGGTTGATGTCGGCAATAGTAATTACTTGAACACGTCCTTCCGAGCCGATTTTGCTCCCTATGGCATCGATTTCGTTGTTGGGCAAACTGGGCGATTCTCAAATGGTGTCTCGATCACCGATGTCTTAG GTACGGCACTTGGGGTAGACCTTTCGTATCCCCTTGTCAATGGCACCAACACGATTAATTTCCTCTACAACAACAACCAAGCCTTCAATTATGCTTATGGAACAGGAGGCATTCTTCTCGAGACGGGAGGGGCAGTG GGAGAGACATTGAGCTTAGGGCAACAAGTTGGATTGTTCAAGCAGACAGTAGAGATCTACTTGCCTCAACAATTCAAGAGCTCACAAGAAATCTCACGGTACATTTCCAACTCCTTGTTCGTGGTCTTCACCGGCAGCAATGATTACATCCACAATTATCTTCAACCCAGTCAGTACAACAGCAGTAGCCAATATAATGTCGAAAAGTTCGCTGATCTCCTGGTAACAGAATATGGAAATCAGCTGTCG GAATTACACACTTTGGGGGCAAGAAGAATGGTCGTGTTCGAGATTCCTCCGCTCGGCTGCTACCCTATTGTGCTTGAACGCATCAAATCCAACACCAGATGCGTGGAAAACGTTAATAACATGGTAACCATTTTCAATGACAAGCTGGGAGCTAAGGTGAAAGAGCTGAGCTCCACATTGAAAGATACAACTCTTATTCTTGCCAAAACCTATGAACTTGTCTACGATATGATCAACAATTCTTCCACCTACG gGTTGGAGGAGGCAGCAAAGCCATGCTGTGTAGTTGGGAAAGATGGAAGTGGGCTGTGTGTTCCCGAGAAGACTCCATGTGAGAAGAGAAACACAACTTTGTTTTGGGATCAAGCTCACATCAGTGAAGCAGCGAATACGATTATTGCTGTCAAAGCTTTCAATGGTTCGGGCCTCAGCACGCCAGCAAACATTGTTGATGCTATTAAGTCTGCTAAATCTACTCCTACTGCACACAATGGGACTAGCCCAAGCTCTGTGTCACATTTGAACATCTTGCTGGTTTTGGCCTTCTTTGTTGTATTATCATATTTGTAA
- the LOC117928819 gene encoding integrator complex subunit 9: MKFTCLSKGGNFYFPPCHIITVSGFRILLDCPLDLSSLMIFSPIPTHAFSTPELPSPDSVDQKRQKHERPIDSSELIRAQPWFKTVTSLHLWNVPFIDVVLISSPMGMLGLPFLSRVNGFRAKIYVTEVTARIGQLMMEDLVLMNKEFRQFYGCEESGLPQWMNWEKLESLPSLFREIVLGEDGVELGGWLPLYSADDVKGCMQKVHTLKYAQEVCYNGTLIIEAVSSGLEIGTCNWTINGPKRNIACLSSSIFNSSHAMNFDHHALQGNDLIIYSDLSSPVLEDVKDNGCYSAPTSQNSSTLSADNDREASAELLLSTSESLEEMEKLNFICSCIIDSVKAGGSVLIPIGRLGIILQLLELISLSLEASSLKVPIFIISSVAEELLAFTNIIPEWLCKQRQEKLFSGEPFFAHTQLIKEKKLHVFPAVHSPNLLKIWQEPCIAFSPHWSLRLGPVVHLLRRWCGDENSLLIMEEGVNADLALLPFKPMAMKVLQCSFLSGIKLQKVQPLLKILQPKFVLFPEDLRQLVSYSDTNSPTFFYYCENETLRVPSWKNSSELEIAADSVSLIHCRRLTAESIGIGRLKGEFSVTHGKHQLRSGSEQADSSQSRPPLLHWGSLDLERLLAVLEKMGIRGSVEQGNSDTDSENARVVHVYEPNKALIEVRENSTIISASNESLSSLIFEAVDGILSGL; encoded by the exons ATGAAGTTT ACATGTCTCAGCAAAGGTGGGAATTTCTACTTCCCACCGTGCCATATCATCACTGTATCTGGGTTTCGGATCCTCCTCGATTGCCCCTTGGACCTCTCTTCCCTCATGATATTCTCTCCTATTCCCACACATGCTTTTTCGACCCCTGAACTTCCGAGTCCGGATTCTGTGGACCAGAAAAGGCAGAAGCACGAAAGACCCATTGATTCAAGCGAGTTAATTCGTGCACAGCCTTGGTTCAAAACTGTAACCTCCTTGCATTTGTGGAATGTTCCTTTCATCGATGTTGTTTTGATTTCCAGCCCAATGGGTATGCTTGGACTGCCGTTTTTGAGTAGAGTTAATGGCTTTCGTGCTAAG aTATATGTTACTGAGGTTACAGCAAGAATTGGGCAGCTGATGATGGAGGATCTTGTTTTGATGAATAAGGAATTTAGGCAGTTTTATGGGTGTGAGGAGTCTGGTTTGCCACAATGGATGAACTGGGAGAAGCTTGAGTCGCTTCCTTCATTGTTTAGGGAGATAGTTTTGGGTGAGGATGGGGTGGAGCTTGGTGGTTGGTTGCCCTTGTATAG TGCAGATGACGTTAAAGGTTGCATGCAGAAGGTTCATACGCTTAAATATGCTCAAGAAGTCTGCTATAATGGCACATTGATCATAGAGGCAGTCAGCTCTGGCTTAGAAATAGGCACATGTAATTGGACTATAAATGGTCCAAAAAGAAATATTGCATGTCTTTCAAGCTCTATCTTCAATTCTTCTCATGCTATGAACTTTGATCATCATGCTCTTCAAGGTAATGATCTAATCATATATTCAGATCTTTCATCCCCTGTCTTGGAAGATGTCAAGGACAACGGCTGTTACTCTGCCCCAACTAGTCAGAATTCCTCAACTCTCAG TGCTGATAATGATCGGGAAGCATCTGCTGAATTGTTGCTTAGTACCAGTGAGAGTCTAGAGGAGATGGAGAAACTAAATTTCATATGTTCCTGCATTATAGATTCTGTTAAAGCTGGAGGTTCTGTTCTTATTCCCATTGGTCGGCTAGGTATCATTCTGCAGCTTTTGGAGCTGATATCACTTtctcttgaagcttcaagtttgaag GTTCCCATATTTATTATATCTTCTGTAGCAGAAGAATTATTGGCATTCACAAATATCATACCTGAATGGTTATGCAAGCAGCGACAAGAAAAG CTATTTTCTGGTGAACCATTTTTTGCACATACACAGCTCATAAAGGAGAAAAAGCTTCATGTGTTCCCTGCAGTTCATTCACCTAATCTATT AAAAATTTGGCAGGAACCGTGCATTGCATTTTCTCCACACTGGAGCCTGCGGCTTGGTCCTGTTGTTCATTTGCTTCGACGGTGGTGTGGAGATGAAAACTCTTTACTTATAATGGAG GAAGGAGTAAATGCGGATCTAGCTCTCTTACCTTTCAAGCCAATGGCAATGAAGGTTCTTCAATGCTCATTTCTTTCAGGAATAAA GTTGCAAAAAGTTCAACCTTTGCTGAAGATATTGCAGCCAAAGTTTGTTCTG TTTCCTGAGGATTTGAGACAGCTGGTTAGTTATTCAGACACAAACTCTCCCACATTCTTTTACTACTGTGAAAATGAAACATTGCGTGTGCCAAGCTGGAAAAACAGTTCAGAATTAGAGATTGCAGCAGACTCGGTCTCCCTGATCCATTGCAGAAGGTTAACAGCAGAAAGCATAGGCATTGGAAGATTGAAAGGAGAATTCTCTGTAACTCATGGTAAACATCAGCTACGTTCTGGAAGTGAACAGGCAGACTCTTCACAGAGTAGGCCACCATTGCTGCATTGGGGTTCACTCGATCTGGAAAGGCTTCTGGCAGTTTTAGAGAAGATGGGCATTAGAGGATCCGTAGAACAAGGCAATAGCGATACTGACTCGGAAAATGCGCGTGTTGTACATGTCTATGAGCCTAACAAGGCACTGATAGAAGTCCGAGAAAACAGTACTATTATCAGTGCTTCTAATGAGAGCTTATCATCCCTCATCTTTGAGGCTGTAGATGGCATTTTGTCTGGCCTATAA
- the LOC117928820 gene encoding annexin D3 yields MSTLRVPDAVPPPAQDSEKLQKAFQGWGTDEKAIIWVLGHRNASQRRIIRDTYQHLYNESLIDRLQSELSGDFRNAVVLWTYDPPERDARLAKEALKARKKGINHLQVIVEIACASSPHHLMSVRQAYCSLFESSLEEDITANVSLPLKKLLVGLVSSYRYDKEMVDLNVAKLEAAKLHEAIKKKQLDHDDVVWILSTRNVFQLQATFEFYKQNYGNSIDQDIKSFGIGDLASLLRVIIWCIDSPEKHFAEVIRASIVGLGTDEDSLTRAIVSRAEIDMMKIRGEYFNTNKTSLDNAVSGDTSGDYKDFLMTLLGARI; encoded by the exons ATGAGCACACTCAGAGTACCAGATGCTGTGCCTCCTCCAGCCCAAGACTCTGAAAAGCTCCAAAAAGCCTTCCAAG GGTGGGGAACAGACGAGAAGGCAATAATATGGGTATTGGGACACAGAAATGCAAGCCAAAGGAGGATTATCAGAGACACCTATCAACATCTTTACAATGAATCCCTCATTGATCGCCTCCAGTCTGAGCTCTCTGGTGATTTCAGG AATGCAGTGGTCCTGTGGACATATGACCCTCCAGAAAGGGATGCAAGACTGGCAAAGGAAGCCTTGAAAGCAAGGAAGAAGGGCATCAATCACCTGCAAGTGATAGTTGAGATAGCATGTGCATCATCTCCTCACCATTTGATGTCAGTTAGGCAGGCCTACTGTTCTCTCTTTGAGAGCTCACTTGAAGAAGACATCACAGCTAATGTCTCCTTGCCACTCAAGAAG CTGCTAGTGGGGTTGGTGAGCTCCTACAGGTATGATAAGGAAATGGTGGACTTAAATGTTGCAAAGTTGGAGGCAGCTAAGCTTCATGAAGCCATCAAGAAGAAGCAATTAGATCATGATGATGTTGTGTGGATACTCAGCACCAGGAATGTCTTTCAACTCCAAGCAACATTCGAGTTCTATAAGCAAAACTATGGAAATTCCATTGACCAG GATATTAAAAGTTTCGGCATTGGTGATTTGGCATCTTTATTGAGAGTGATAATTTGGTGCATTGACTCCCCAGAGAAACACTTTGCTGAG GTCATCAGAGCTTCCATTGTTGGGCTTGGGACAGACGAAGATTCCTTAACCCGAGCCATTGTTTCTCGAGCAGAAATTGACATGATGAAGATCAGAGGGGAGTATTTCAACACAAACAAGACCAGCCTGGACAATGCAGTTAGTGGTGATACCTCGGGAGACTACAAGGACTTCTTGATGACCTTGCTTGGAGCAAGAATATGA